Genomic window (Planococcus sp. MSAK28401):
AGCTAGGCTGACTTCAGATCCAGTCGCTAGAAGCAAGGCTTGTGCGTCATCAGCTGGAGACACGACGTAAGCTCCTTTTTCGACGCCTTCTTCTGCTTTTTCACCAGTCGTTTCGAGAACCGGCAAGTTTTGGCGGGACAATACAAGCAAGGTCGGCTTGTCTTTAGACGTAAGCGCCAAACGCCATGCCGCTTTTGTTTCGTTCGCATCGGCTGGGCGGATAATGCCCAAGTTTGGCATAGCGCGAAGTGATGCGAGTTGTTCGATCGGTTCATGTGTCGGGCCGTCTTCTCCGACCGCTACGCTATCATGCGTGAACACGTAGGTAACTGGAAGCCCCATCAATGCGCCTAGACGGATCGCTGGGCGGACGTAGTCACTGAACACGAAGAACGTACCACCGAAGACATGCAAGCCGCCGTGAAGCGCCATGCCGTTAAGTGCAGCGCCCATCGCGAATTCACGAACGCCGAACCAGATATTGCGGGCTTCTGGATGCTCAGCATCGAAGTCGCCGCCGTCTTTGATATTGGTTTTGTTCGAACCAGCAAGGTCAGCGCTGCCGCCGAAGAACGAAGGAACCGTCTTAGCGATGGCATTGACCATATCACCGGATGATGCACGTGTCGCTTGTTTTTTGCCGACTTCGTATTGTGGGAACTGTGAGTCGAAATCAGCAGGCAAGTCACCGCGGATCGCTGCTTGCAGCTGGGAAGCAAGTTCAGGATGCTGCTCTTCGTACTGCTTGTACAATTCGTTCCAAGCTGTTTCCGCTCTAGCGCCTAGTGATTCTGTCGCTTCTTTGAAGGTTTCGTAAACTTCTTCCGGAACATGGAAATCTTGATCGAACGTCCATTTATAATATTCTTTCGTCAATTTCATTTCATCTTCGCCAAGTGGTGCACCGTGCGAATCCGCTTTACCGGATTTGTTCGGGGAACCATAGCCGATGACCGTCTTGACTTCCACCAATGTCGGTTTGTCCGTAGATTTTTTCGCTTCAGCGATTTTTGCAGACAAATCGTCCATATCGTTGCCGTTATCCACACGGAGATAGTTCCAGCCGTATGACTCGAAACGCTTCTGGATGTTCTCTGAGAAACTCATCGACAAATCGCCGTCGAGTGAAATATCGTTGCTGTCATACAACACGACCAATTTGTCCAATTTCAGGTGTCCTGCAAGAGAAATCGCTTCCCCGGCAACTCCTTCCATCAAATCACCGTCTCCGCATAGAGCGAACGTGTGGTGGTCAATGATATCGAGGCCATCTTTATTGTATGTAGCTGCCAAATGGCGTTCTGCCATTGCCATGCCGACAGCCATGCCGATCCCTTGGCCAAGCGGTCCAGTTGTCGCTTCGACTCCAACTGTGTGCTTGTATTCAGGATGCCCTGGCGTCTTCGAATCCCATTGGCGGAAGTTTTTGATTTCCTCCATAGGCAATCCGTATCCACTTAAATGAAGCAGGCTGTAAAGAAGCATGGAGCCGTGTCCTGCTGACAGGACGAAACGGTCGCGGTTGAACCAGTCTGGGTTGTTCGGGTTGTGGTTCATATGTTTTGTCCAGAGTGTATACGCCATTGGAGCGGCGCCCATTGGAAGTCCCGGGTGTCCGGAATTGGCTTTTTCAATCGCATCGATGGAAAGTGTTCGAATGGTATTTACTGCAAGTTGATCTGCATGGTTTGACATAGTGACATCCTCTCTGAAACTAAATTTAATCCTATTCTAGTTTAGTCAACTCTAGGGAAGAATACAACGAAAAAGAGAATAAGTATTAATTCAAATACTTATTCTCCCGTTTATTTTTAATTTTGTCTGGCGTTACGTCTTTTCCTTCCGGATCGATGACGGTAACATTTTCAATTGTCCCACGCATCGACTTGCGGAAACTTTGCAAGTATTCCTGGCGCAGCGCCGATTGTTCTTTTGCTTCTTCTTGCGTCAGTCCGTCACGCTTGGACTTTTTCGATAGTTCATTGATGCGTCCGATCTTATCTGGAGATAGCATGTAAAGTCCACCTTTCTACTGCTTCATGTTACAAAAAAAAGGCGGGACAGTGCAAGATTTCAGCTTTCTTTCATTTGCTGGTATTCGCGAAAACGGCGGTGCACCGTCGCTTTGCTTGCTTGGTAGCCGAAGCCTTGCAGCGTAACGGCGATTTCGTGAAAGGTTAAGCCGCTCGCTTTTAAACTGACGATCTGGTCTACCGGAAGATCCAACCGCTCGCGGCCGTCCGGGTTGCCTTTTCCTTTTAAATTGCGTTCCGGCTTATAGCCATTCTCCACCGCACGCTTCATGCCCCGTTTGATCTTGGCGTTGTGGATTTTGCGCTGGTATTCTTCCACGATCGCCAAGATTTCAAGGACCATGTCATCCATATCGTTCAAAGCGATCGGGCCATGGTCGGACAGCGTATAGACATCGACCTCATGTTTTTTCATGACATGCAATAAAGCGATACGTGCATGCCCCCTGCCTAGACGCGTCTCATCCTGGATGAACACGGCATCGACCTTTTCGCTTTTAACTTGATTGAGCATCTCGAGAAGCCCTTCACGATCCATTTCATAGCCGCTGTGCTGGTCACTATAAACGTCTTCCACCAGGTAACCTTGCTCGAATGCAAACGACAGCAGTTCTTCTTCCTGCCGTTCGAGTGAAGTTTCCTGCTCGTCCTTAGTGGTACTGACACGGCAGTAAACTAGAGCTTTTTTCTTCATTCTGCATCACCTGCATAGTATTTAGTTTCATCCGGCGAGAAGTTCAGCTGTTCTGCCGGAATCTTCAATGATTGCCCTGCCACGATTTTCGTCGTCTTCAAATTATTCACTTCCATGATCTCTTCTATCCATTCATGATGGGGAGTTTCGCCGCTGAACGATTCAGCCAGCTCCCATAGCGTATCACCTTTTTCAATTTGCAGCTCGCCCAATTGCTGCTTTTCGGCATTATGGCTGATTACCGCGTAAAATGTAAACACTACTATGAGTGAGAAAAAGAAAACCAAATATGAGTTCCGTCGAAAGAATGTCATTCAAGCCGCCTCCTTTAGAATATTTGTTCGGAATGTATGTTCTCATATTAAAGCGAACAGGCGTTTCTTGTCAAGATTAAATTCGAACCTATGTTTGCATTTCAATGCCCGAGTTGCTATACTATAGATAGTTAATCTTGAATAAATCCTATAAAGAGGTGAAACTGGTGAAAAAAGTATCTAAGCGTCAGGAAGACATCCTGAATTTCATAAAAGATGAAGTCCGTGCAAAAGGCTATCCACCCTCCGTTCGGGAGATTGGCGAAGCGGTCGGCCTTGCATCCAGTTCGACTGTCCACGGCCATCTAGCGAGACTCGAAAGTAAAGGGCTGATCCGCCGCGACCCGACCAAACCAAGAGCCATTGAAATCATTGGTTCGGAAGAAGCGCTCATCGACAAGAGCCCTGTCCTCCATGTACCGCTTATCGGGAAAGTCACAGCGGGCATGCCGATTACCGCCATCGAAAACGTTGAAGAATACTTCCCGCTGCCGCAAACTTACGGCACGGAAGAAGACCATATCTTCATGCTGGAGATCATGGGTGAAAGTATGATCGAAGCTGGCATCCTAAATGGCGATTACGTCGTCGTCAAGCAACAGCAGACTGCGGATAACGGAGACATTGTTGTCGCCATGACCGAAGAAAACGAAGCGACTGTCAAACGGTTCTTCCGTGAGGACAATTACTTCCGACTACAGCCTGAAAATTCATCAATGGATCCAATTATTGTTGACCAGGTTAGCATTCTTGGAAAAGTCGTCGGTGTCTATCGCCAAATCCATTAAGCATTTAGCTTCAATACAAAAAACGATAGAAAAAAGGAGGAAAGCATGACTTCCTCCTTTTTTCTATCGTTTTTTCTCAACCTATAATTATCTTATGTAATCTTAATAATGAAAAAGCAGCCGGGGATAAACATCATCCCCGGCTGCTTTATTGTCTTTTACTTTGTTTGAGTTTCTGTCACGACGATGTATTTGACCAAGTTGATGGTAATGCGGTAAATCTTGCCGTTTGCTTCGTCCGTCAATTCATAAGTGCCGTTCGATGGCACTTGGCTTATAGCCGATTCCTTGTCAATCGCTTTCACTGTATGCACGATGGTATTTCCTTGATCAAAGAAGAATTCTACTTGAAACGTTTTCACCGAGATTCCTCCCTTCGAAATGAATGGAAATGCTTATATTAGTGTAGCATAAACTTTCGCTTAGTTTCGGTTTTGCCATTCCTTGAAGATCATTACTTTCAAAGCCAGCATTTCCTCCTCGTTTAAATCGTTGTCGAGTTCGTCCATCACCTGTTCAGCTGTCATGGTATCGTTTTCAACTGCATTTTTCATTTTCAGTAAATTGCGGAAGCCGACTTTTTCAATCATGACACTGGCTGCATCTTCCTTAGTGTCAAAAGCCAACTCCTGCTCTTCTGGTACTTGTGGCGGGTCGATCCCTTTAGAATCAGAATCGCTTTCATTGATTGCTTCTTCTTCCAACTGCCCGTCCATCCCGCTTTCTTGCGATTCTTCCGGAATCTCTTGCTGAGACTGCCATTCTTCCATATAACGGCTAACTTCTGGGTCAGC
Coding sequences:
- the tkt gene encoding transketolase, with amino-acid sequence MSNHADQLAVNTIRTLSIDAIEKANSGHPGLPMGAAPMAYTLWTKHMNHNPNNPDWFNRDRFVLSAGHGSMLLYSLLHLSGYGLPMEEIKNFRQWDSKTPGHPEYKHTVGVEATTGPLGQGIGMAVGMAMAERHLAATYNKDGLDIIDHHTFALCGDGDLMEGVAGEAISLAGHLKLDKLVVLYDSNDISLDGDLSMSFSENIQKRFESYGWNYLRVDNGNDMDDLSAKIAEAKKSTDKPTLVEVKTVIGYGSPNKSGKADSHGAPLGEDEMKLTKEYYKWTFDQDFHVPEEVYETFKEATESLGARAETAWNELYKQYEEQHPELASQLQAAIRGDLPADFDSQFPQYEVGKKQATRASSGDMVNAIAKTVPSFFGGSADLAGSNKTNIKDGGDFDAEHPEARNIWFGVREFAMGAALNGMALHGGLHVFGGTFFVFSDYVRPAIRLGALMGLPVTYVFTHDSVAVGEDGPTHEPIEQLASLRAMPNLGIIRPADANETKAAWRLALTSKDKPTLLVLSRQNLPVLETTGEKAEEGVEKGAYVVSPADDAQALLLATGSEVSLAVEAQKHLKEQGISVSVVSMPSWDRFEQQDKEYKESVLPKNITKRLAIEMGSSFGWDRYTGFEGDILAIDHFGASAPGEKIMEEFGFTPENVASKVKQLING
- a CDS encoding DUF896 domain-containing protein encodes the protein MLSPDKIGRINELSKKSKRDGLTQEEAKEQSALRQEYLQSFRKSMRGTIENVTVIDPEGKDVTPDKIKNKRENKYLN
- a CDS encoding YneB family resolvase-like protein, which translates into the protein MKKKALVYCRVSTTKDEQETSLERQEEELLSFAFEQGYLVEDVYSDQHSGYEMDREGLLEMLNQVKSEKVDAVFIQDETRLGRGHARIALLHVMKKHEVDVYTLSDHGPIALNDMDDMVLEILAIVEEYQRKIHNAKIKRGMKRAVENGYKPERNLKGKGNPDGRERLDLPVDQIVSLKASGLTFHEIAVTLQGFGYQASKATVHRRFREYQQMKES
- the yneA gene encoding cell division suppressor protein YneA, with the translated sequence MTFFRRNSYLVFFFSLIVVFTFYAVISHNAEKQQLGELQIEKGDTLWELAESFSGETPHHEWIEEIMEVNNLKTTKIVAGQSLKIPAEQLNFSPDETKYYAGDAE
- the lexA gene encoding transcriptional repressor LexA — protein: MKKVSKRQEDILNFIKDEVRAKGYPPSVREIGEAVGLASSSTVHGHLARLESKGLIRRDPTKPRAIEIIGSEEALIDKSPVLHVPLIGKVTAGMPITAIENVEEYFPLPQTYGTEEDHIFMLEIMGESMIEAGILNGDYVVVKQQQTADNGDIVVAMTEENEATVKRFFREDNYFRLQPENSSMDPIIVDQVSILGKVVGVYRQIH